The genomic stretch CTGAGCGCTGACGCAAAACAAGATTTTACGAAAAGATTTGATCTTTGGAAAAGCTATTTTCACCTGCTTGACTGCAAAACCCTTTCCCAATATGTGAAGTGGCTTGCAGATGACTGGGGTATATTTGAAGCCCCCGAAAGCAGTCTGGGTGAGTCCTTATCAGAGATCACCAAAAAACTAACAAATGCACAAATTTTAGGCTCAGAAGAAGAAATTTCCCCCCAGAGAACCAAAAGTAAAGTTTACCAAATCCAGAGAGATCTCCTTGCAGGGCAAACCTTGAGCTTTTTTGATCAGGCCAATCCGTTGGAACAAGGGACTCTTTTGTCCATTATGGATCTTTTACTAACGCGCCTAAATGATAAATATAAAATTCATTTAGACAAGCAATTGCAAGCCAAATTCAATAAACCTTACCCCGAACCACTGGTGGAGCAAAAACCCAGAGTGATCAAAGAGCCTCATTTGCACTGTGTAAGCTCGGTTGATACAAGCGACCCTAACCTATTGCAAGTTGCAAAATCTGAAAGACTTACAGACGTTGTTAAATATATTCTTGAAGACAAAGATCCTCTTATTCAGGCTGCTCATTATGGATTAACAGACGAGGTTAAGACACTTATTGAAGCTGAAAAACAAAAGAATCTTCAAGGTGTCGGGACCTTCCTGAATCATAAAAATGTTAACACTATGGATGCCTTAAGTACTGCAATTAATAATGGGCACGCAGACACCGCCTTGGCACTCATTCAGGCAGGTGCCGATCTTGACCAGATAACAACTCAAATGGGTCAAACCCCCCTCATTCATGCTGCCTTTGCAGGAATGACAGACGTCGTAAAGGTCCTTATTGAAAGAAAGAAAAAAACAAGCAATCCTCAAGACTTTTTTAAGTACCTCAGTTACAAAGACATAAAGGGCGTAGATGCCATGTTCGCCGCACGTAATCGTGGTCATGAGGCGGTTGCCGCTCTTCTTAAAGAGGCTGGAGCCGTTGATGTTGGCCAAGACGGTCGCACGCAATTGATGATTGCAGCTGCCAAAGGGGACACAAGTGAGGTTCTTAATCTTATCGCCCTCGAGAAAAGAAAGAGCCCCATAAAATTAGCAAATTATCTGAATTATCAAGAAAGGAATCACCTAAACGCCCTTGGATACGCCATTCATTTTAAGAAGACAAAAACAGCGCTCGCCCTCATTGTGAGTGGTACGAACCTTGATGAGTTGCTGCAAGGTAATAACACGCCTCTCCATATTGCTGCCATATCAGGCGAAAAAGAGGTTGTTGAAGCCTTGGTTAAGAAACTAAGGGGGGTTAGAACTAAAGAAGAGTTTGAAAAATACCTTCATTTAAAGAACGACGCCGGCCAAGACGCCATAACAGCTGCTGCCGATAATCACCATGACGACATTGTCCAACTTCTGCAGCAAGCTGGAAAAATGCCGACCTAATGTCAATATTTTGGCCACCAACCCCCCAAATTTCCCCTATCCCTGCGACACGGAACCTGAGATAATAAAAGTATAAAAATAGACTAAAATAAGTTCATAGATACCATGCGTCGTTTTAGAAAAGCAAAAATAGTTGCCACTTTAGGGCCATCGAGTGCAAGCCAGGAGATGATCTCCAACTTGTTTTTGGCCGGCGTGGACGTGTTCCGCCTCAATTTTTCCCATGGCTCTCATGAAGATCATCTGCAGACGGTCAAAATAATTCGCGCCCTCGAAAAAAAAGTCAAAAGGCCCATCGGCATCCTTATGGATTTGCAAGGACCTAAGCTTAGAGTCGGTAAATTTGCCGATCATCATGTGACATTAACAGCAAAATCCCCCTTTCGCCTTGATATGGATACGACCCCCGGCGATGAGACCCGCGTGAATTTGCCCCACCCAGAAATCTATTCCTGCTTAGAAAAAGGAACGGATCTCCTGCTCGATGATGGAAAATTGCGTTTGCGGGTGAAGTCTTGGGGGGCCGACTATATTGAAACGGAAGTCATTATTGGGGGCGAATTGTCCGACCGCAAAGGCGTCAATGTCCCTGGGGTGATTTTGCCCATTTCCGCGATGACGCCGAAAGACCGGGTGGATCTGGATTTTGGTCTTTCCCAAGGGGTAGACTGGGTTGCCTTGTCGTTCGTTCAACGCCCGGAAGATATTCTGGAAGCCCGCCAGCTGATCAAAGACAAAGCTAAGATCATAGCCAAGCTAGAGAAACCTATGGCGATCCAGTACCTTCATGAAATCATTGATTTGGCCGA from Alphaproteobacteria bacterium encodes the following:
- a CDS encoding ankyrin repeat domain-containing protein yields the protein MSKFSTSIIACLLAILLVPTLKASAPLLKPLPSSKVLMPEDMREKWVKEDPAKRVFEVSTFSSVQSDTIKPAYTIPPLKGSDGENIDFHIYLPNAFVNDDTDIARPVIIRVYGGGVPLPLASRPTMGSMEWTLASFGCIVVALQGEPGPNNKGKPPFRINPKNFPSRLFQDIEELYTYLTKTPRDGTLSHLRPLIQKGKTKVFVMGSSFGGYVAARLATTPPYNHLFDGYISINGIYDYKKWINSSTVKGVGGESGHNYLFSENKLIDDTYNQGISPLYHLDNLIHPILLLHGTGDLRVDPQEMIDYFKFAKEKKKANLVKFHALKEAGHGSMSEVQRESFYEVILDFVAQRMDEGVPKTHGPEILKKKVETLVRQKVQQFKLDRAKILLKTGSPLHQKTESALLSSLTEDTLFQTGKNDPHNHKRYNAAVALMVAYRASLSADAKQDFTKRFDLWKSYFHLLDCKTLSQYVKWLADDWGIFEAPESSLGESLSEITKKLTNAQILGSEEEISPQRTKSKVYQIQRDLLAGQTLSFFDQANPLEQGTLLSIMDLLLTRLNDKYKIHLDKQLQAKFNKPYPEPLVEQKPRVIKEPHLHCVSSVDTSDPNLLQVAKSERLTDVVKYILEDKDPLIQAAHYGLTDEVKTLIEAEKQKNLQGVGTFLNHKNVNTMDALSTAINNGHADTALALIQAGADLDQITTQMGQTPLIHAAFAGMTDVVKVLIERKKKTSNPQDFFKYLSYKDIKGVDAMFAARNRGHEAVAALLKEAGAVDVGQDGRTQLMIAAAKGDTSEVLNLIALEKRKSPIKLANYLNYQERNHLNALGYAIHFKKTKTALALIVSGTNLDELLQGNNTPLHIAAISGEKEVVEALVKKLRGVRTKEEFEKYLHLKNDAGQDAITAAADNHHDDIVQLLQQAGKMPT